ATGAGTGCCTACCATAAAGAAAGTAGCCGGCACATTGTACTCTTTAAGAATATCAAGGATGGCTGGAGTAAACTCTGCGCTGGGACCATCATCGAAAGTCAATGCCACCATATTCGAATCGCGGCTGCCTCTGCGGTAGATATCCGGTTGATGCCCGATTCCATGGTATACGTAAAGGAAAAAGCCGGTAAACATAACTCCAAGCCCAAGACTCAAGGAAATAAAAAACAGCAGTAATTTCATTCCCCGTCTTGACGATTTTATCCAGCGAACCTGCAGCAGATACCAAAATATCAAAGTTAATGCTGCTAACCCCACAATATAGGCGCCTATTCTCAGCAATGCTTCTAAGTTTGCCATCACAATCCCTCCAAAACAGCATATGCATTAGTCAAAATCCTGCTGCATTTAATACAGGATATGTTTCGCTGTCCATTAAAATTTTAGAAGGGTGAGTGAAGCAATAGATTTACTTATAATTTGGTGGTATAATTGCATTTAAAATAAGAAGGAACGTGGGAAGAATGGCCAGAACAAAAGTAAAAACAGCTCTGATCGATAGTGATTTTTTCTATGGTTTTAAACAGGGAATTCCAATAATCCTTGGATATATTCCGGTCGGCTTTACCTTTGGCTTAATGACTGCTGCCGGAGGTCTTTCGCCTTGGCTGGCATTATTAACCTCGCTGACAAATTATACAAGCACGGGCCAGTTTGCCGGTATCAGACTGATTTTAGGCGGATCCGGCTATCTGGAGATCATGCTTACCACTTTGGTGATCAATCTGCGGTATTTTCTAATGGCCTTATCCTTAACCCAGAAAATTGATCCGCATCTAGCTTTGAGTAAGCGAGTGATCTGTGGACTAGGAATTACGGATGAAACCTTTACTGTTGCCGGAATAGAGCAGAGAAGACTGCACTTTCCTTATCTGATGGGTTTAATGCTCGGACCCTTTTTAGCCTGGAGTACCGGTACAATCTTGGGTGCAATAGTCAGTACAGCGCTTCCCCAGCAGCTTACCAGCGCAATGGGAATAGCATTGTATGCTCTGTTTATTGCCCTAATCATTCCTCCAGCTCAAGAATCCCGATCGGTTTTAGCTGTGATTTTTATTGCTGTATCAATTAACACTGTGCTGCAGTTTATGCCGATTTTCAGGTTTATATCTGCAGGTTTTCGAATTATCATTGCAACAATCGCCGCGGCCGGGCTCGGCGCTTGGCTTTGGCCGATGCAGGAAGAACAAGAGAGTGGGGGAGCAGTTCGATGAGCGATATCATGGTTAATCCAATTACAGCGGTATTATTAATGGCAGTAATGACATTTTTGCCCCGAGTGCTGCCGATGGCATTTTTCCGCAGAGAAATCAAATCACCATCAATCAAGGCTTTTTTTAACTATGTGCCATTTGCAGTTTTAGGTGCTATGACTTTTCCTGATATCTTCACGTCGACCGGATCTTTAGTTAGTGCTTCAGCTGGGTGTGCTGCAGCTGTGTTTTTTGCGCTCAGAGGAAAAAGCTTGGT
The genomic region above belongs to Bacillota bacterium and contains:
- a CDS encoding AzlC family ABC transporter permease codes for the protein MARTKVKTALIDSDFFYGFKQGIPIILGYIPVGFTFGLMTAAGGLSPWLALLTSLTNYTSTGQFAGIRLILGGSGYLEIMLTTLVINLRYFLMALSLTQKIDPHLALSKRVICGLGITDETFTVAGIEQRRLHFPYLMGLMLGPFLAWSTGTILGAIVSTALPQQLTSAMGIALYALFIALIIPPAQESRSVLAVIFIAVSINTVLQFMPIFRFISAGFRIIIATIAAAGLGAWLWPMQEEQESGGAVR
- a CDS encoding AzlD domain-containing protein; protein product: MVNPITAVLLMAVMTFLPRVLPMAFFRREIKSPSIKAFFNYVPFAVLGAMTFPDIFTSTGSLVSASAGCAAAVFFALRGKSLVFVTVSAIVVVYAVGLLI